In one window of Bifidobacterium crudilactis DNA:
- a CDS encoding CCA tRNA nucleotidyltransferase — MDFEVWPEAIELGRLFAAQGYELSLVGGPVRDLLLHRPSHDLDFCTSARPEEFEPIMRAWGQGFWDMGRKFGTLGALRRRPDGTEVKVEITTYRSDTYDPDSRKPDVNYGSSLEGDLSRRDFTVNAMALRVPELEFVDPYSGAADLAKGVLRTPVDPRQSFADDPLRMMRAVRFVAQLGFSITPDTATAITEMTERLSIVSAERVRDELVKLLLTDHPREGIEALVESGIADVVFPEIPALQLEIDEHHRHKDVFEHSLIVLDRAISLETGPDGAVPAPDLTLRLAALIHDIGKPKTRKFEAGGKVSFHHHDIVGAKIARKRLKALRFDHKLIADVSDLVALHLRFHGYVDEPWTDAAVRRYVKDSGHLYERLNRLTRADATTQNKHKAMLFSGAMDEMEKRVEDLRQKEGFEAIRPDLNGSQIMEILGIPAGPEVGRAYKHMLEYRLDNGPVDEDSAREELLQWWSRQQ, encoded by the coding sequence GTGGATTTTGAAGTCTGGCCTGAAGCCATTGAATTAGGGCGCTTATTCGCAGCGCAGGGGTACGAGCTCTCCCTGGTAGGGGGGCCTGTGCGAGATTTGCTGCTGCATCGCCCCTCCCATGACCTGGATTTCTGCACTTCTGCACGGCCCGAGGAATTCGAGCCGATCATGAGGGCCTGGGGGCAGGGATTCTGGGACATGGGCCGTAAATTCGGGACGCTGGGCGCATTGAGACGCCGGCCGGACGGTACCGAGGTCAAGGTGGAGATCACCACCTATCGCAGCGATACCTATGACCCTGATTCGCGTAAACCGGATGTGAATTACGGCTCAAGCTTGGAAGGCGACCTGTCGAGGCGTGATTTCACCGTCAACGCCATGGCGCTGCGTGTGCCGGAACTGGAGTTCGTCGACCCATATTCAGGAGCAGCTGATCTGGCGAAAGGTGTGCTGCGCACGCCGGTCGATCCACGTCAGTCTTTTGCCGATGATCCTTTGCGCATGATGCGTGCGGTTCGTTTCGTCGCGCAGCTTGGCTTCAGCATCACACCCGACACCGCCACCGCCATCACCGAGATGACCGAGAGATTGTCCATCGTCTCGGCGGAACGGGTAAGGGACGAACTGGTCAAGCTCCTGCTGACCGACCACCCCAGGGAAGGTATCGAAGCCCTGGTGGAATCGGGAATCGCTGATGTCGTATTCCCCGAGATTCCGGCTTTGCAATTGGAGATTGACGAGCATCATCGCCATAAGGATGTGTTCGAACATTCCCTGATCGTGCTGGATCGCGCCATTTCCTTGGAGACGGGACCGGACGGAGCGGTTCCGGCACCGGACCTCACGCTCAGACTCGCCGCTCTGATTCACGATATCGGCAAGCCGAAAACACGGAAATTCGAAGCGGGCGGGAAGGTGAGTTTCCACCATCACGATATCGTAGGGGCGAAGATTGCCCGGAAGCGGCTTAAGGCGCTCCGTTTCGACCACAAGCTCATTGCGGATGTCAGCGACTTGGTCGCCCTGCACCTGCGTTTCCACGGCTATGTCGACGAGCCCTGGACGGATGCTGCGGTACGCCGGTATGTCAAGGATTCAGGACATCTGTATGAACGATTGAACCGTCTCACCAGGGCAGATGCGACCACGCAGAACAAACATAAGGCGATGCTGTTCTCCGGGGCGATGGATGAGATGGAGAAGCGCGTCGAGGATCTCAGGCAGAAAGAGGGTTTCGAAGCGATTCGACCTGATCTGAACGGTTCCCAAATCATGGAGATACTGGGCATTCCGGCAGGTCCGGAGGTAGGCAGAGCATACAAGCATATGCTCGAATACAGGCTTGACAACGGCCCTGTGGATGAAGATTCAGCACGTGAGGAACTGTTGCAATGGTGGTCGCGGCAGCAGTAG
- a CDS encoding murein biosynthesis integral membrane protein MurJ, with product MNSVGRNSVIMASGTAASRITGQIRTILLAAALGTTGTAINAYQTGAMIPQVMFTLISGGVFNAVLVPQIVRTLKSKHAEEHLNKLVTSSVVLLLLITFVLMMGTSVLTSIYLDARWTGEQRGLVNAFTLWCMPQIFFYGLYTILGQILAAKGKFATYAWSSVGANVISCIGFVLFIVLFGNAQRKPMEFWTPWTIALTAGAWTLGVAFQALILFIPLMRSGFRFHWRWGLRGIGLRSMGPVAAWSLGVVVVNQLANVINARITNGAPLAGNNPFGIAGNGSYQNAFAIYILPYSLIAVSVTTAMFPRLSKAVAEHHIGEARLGLSQALRNVGLLMAFFSVAMIVMPVPITRALLPSVNVHEAVLISQPLVGLSYGLVISGAFLLVQRTFYALEDGLHPFIFAAMTNILQVGIVLLATTLLPPEQWTGWVGFSMTLGNIISFPFLIWMLRKQLGGSIDGKKIGMTYTKILISAVVSVVVGMVLSTPVAHFVGASLETGHERMSWIQAILMCILLCVVVGIVYFGLLFLMRTEELLKALSGFNGQLHRIFKGLAARGTEPAVQESPAAGSLPPGHLKTPEQATAPSAEKGRISTGQGLIEQASDGESSKHSMTPKLGDTIIDRYTLMASLRDEAGLQAWRAHDSVLARDCQLFFVTDGAVASQCNTYASGLALSRNRHFTPVYHFSEAEGVALIITALDAGVSLSDYLAGSTVGTLSNEAMRTIVGEIAEALIALKRVDLPNPTICTDTIRLSSTGIMIADAPINSMLVDPLGIGKGRTLNEEMVTKQLSAVLYAMLTRTPDVQGMTFAEQKLPVDIPDEFRIICSRGLGMKRANGSPAVPLRTLAEFEALLGAWTPPEELSDRDIVWPEHAGEGSIEKVGVRVTDSHAVRDIPESFATASKAAGNAQAEPQWATNQLLFPESDEVQMVHPDSSNGDLFAAFEDFPYIKPIADRYPENATSALDVSGLRAAKAVGDGEVPTNTGEIPETTASIPLETIKQQAEAVKEKEAEEQQDALNQEMTSSMQPLPPSFTPKPRTRRPVSQEYSGYAGDSSDDDDSDSADSGKKLFGVLSGRTVSIIAGILLIVAALTWAVNGLLDATIGSSDEGNTKSNWPEMTNVPFRSTDTASTSDGAENTEASPSSSASTTSETKVTHDDKVANAAPSPSATPTPENTTAFPTGTQTFLSQPAGLAGRGWYVHLTQPQQVSRLVISIRQSGGQGQIFVNSTAGAPNQGDPVAQFTFDPSGTTTVTLPSPVSTQDLVVWVPLDSTPSGGLYFNSVKVY from the coding sequence ATGAACTCTGTCGGACGCAACTCCGTAATCATGGCCTCCGGCACTGCAGCTTCACGCATCACCGGTCAAATACGCACTATTCTGCTTGCAGCAGCCCTGGGAACCACCGGTACGGCCATCAACGCCTATCAGACCGGCGCGATGATTCCGCAGGTGATGTTCACGCTGATATCAGGAGGCGTGTTCAACGCGGTTCTGGTACCGCAAATCGTCCGTACGCTCAAGTCCAAGCATGCCGAGGAGCATCTCAATAAACTGGTGACGTCCAGTGTGGTGCTGTTGCTGCTGATTACCTTCGTACTGATGATGGGCACATCCGTGCTCACATCCATCTATCTTGATGCACGTTGGACTGGTGAACAGCGTGGTCTGGTGAACGCCTTCACCCTGTGGTGCATGCCGCAGATCTTCTTCTATGGGCTGTATACCATCCTCGGTCAGATTCTGGCAGCGAAAGGCAAATTCGCCACATACGCCTGGAGCTCGGTGGGCGCGAACGTCATCAGCTGCATCGGCTTCGTACTGTTCATCGTGCTTTTCGGCAATGCGCAGCGCAAGCCGATGGAGTTTTGGACGCCGTGGACCATCGCTCTGACTGCAGGCGCCTGGACCTTGGGCGTGGCTTTCCAGGCACTCATCCTTTTCATTCCGCTGATGCGAAGCGGCTTCCGTTTCCACTGGCGCTGGGGCTTGCGAGGCATCGGGCTTCGTTCGATGGGCCCCGTAGCCGCATGGAGCCTTGGTGTCGTGGTGGTGAACCAGCTCGCCAACGTCATCAATGCCCGAATCACGAACGGAGCCCCGCTCGCAGGCAACAATCCATTCGGCATAGCAGGGAACGGTTCGTATCAGAACGCCTTCGCCATCTATATTCTGCCGTACTCGCTGATTGCGGTGTCCGTGACCACGGCCATGTTTCCCCGCCTCTCGAAGGCCGTCGCGGAACACCATATCGGAGAGGCCCGTCTAGGACTGAGCCAGGCCTTACGCAATGTGGGGTTGCTCATGGCCTTCTTCTCGGTCGCGATGATCGTCATGCCCGTTCCGATAACGCGGGCGCTGCTTCCCTCGGTGAACGTCCACGAGGCGGTGCTGATATCTCAACCCCTTGTCGGCCTCTCGTACGGTCTGGTCATATCCGGTGCCTTCCTGCTGGTACAACGTACGTTCTACGCCTTGGAAGACGGCCTGCACCCCTTCATCTTCGCGGCGATGACGAATATTCTGCAGGTGGGTATCGTCCTGCTGGCAACAACACTGCTTCCCCCCGAGCAGTGGACCGGCTGGGTCGGCTTCTCGATGACCCTGGGCAATATCATCTCCTTCCCGTTCCTGATATGGATGCTGCGCAAACAGCTCGGAGGGTCCATCGACGGCAAAAAAATCGGCATGACCTACACGAAGATTCTCATTTCGGCCGTCGTATCAGTGGTTGTGGGTATGGTGCTGTCGACACCCGTGGCACACTTCGTCGGCGCCTCCTTGGAAACCGGCCATGAGCGAATGAGCTGGATACAGGCCATCTTGATGTGCATCCTGCTCTGCGTGGTAGTGGGAATCGTGTATTTCGGTTTGTTGTTCCTCATGAGGACCGAAGAGCTGCTCAAGGCATTGAGCGGTTTCAACGGCCAATTGCACCGCATCTTCAAAGGTTTGGCGGCTCGCGGAACCGAGCCGGCGGTGCAGGAATCACCGGCCGCCGGCAGTCTTCCTCCCGGGCATCTGAAAACACCCGAACAGGCTACCGCGCCAAGTGCCGAAAAGGGTAGAATATCAACGGGACAGGGCTTAATAGAGCAGGCTTCTGATGGCGAAAGTAGCAAACACAGCATGACACCGAAACTCGGAGACACCATAATCGATCGCTATACCCTGATGGCGTCGTTACGCGACGAAGCAGGCTTACAGGCGTGGCGTGCTCACGATTCGGTTTTGGCGCGTGACTGCCAACTCTTCTTCGTCACCGACGGAGCCGTCGCATCGCAATGCAACACCTACGCCTCAGGGCTCGCATTGTCGCGGAACCGCCATTTCACCCCTGTATACCATTTCAGTGAGGCCGAAGGCGTGGCCCTGATCATCACCGCACTCGATGCGGGTGTGTCGCTGTCCGACTATCTGGCAGGCTCCACCGTGGGGACGCTCAGCAACGAAGCGATGCGGACCATCGTCGGCGAAATAGCGGAGGCTCTGATAGCTCTCAAACGCGTCGACCTGCCGAATCCCACGATTTGCACCGACACCATTCGTCTTTCCTCCACCGGCATCATGATTGCGGATGCTCCGATTAATTCGATGCTCGTGGATCCTCTGGGCATCGGCAAGGGTCGAACCCTGAACGAGGAAATGGTCACCAAACAGCTTTCGGCCGTGCTGTATGCCATGCTGACGCGCACTCCCGATGTGCAAGGAATGACCTTCGCGGAGCAAAAACTCCCTGTCGACATCCCCGACGAATTCCGCATCATCTGCTCACGCGGGCTCGGTATGAAACGCGCCAATGGCTCACCTGCCGTTCCGCTGCGCACCCTTGCAGAGTTTGAGGCGCTTCTCGGCGCCTGGACGCCGCCGGAGGAGCTTTCGGACCGGGACATCGTTTGGCCGGAGCACGCGGGCGAAGGCTCCATAGAAAAGGTCGGGGTCAGGGTTACCGACAGCCATGCAGTCCGTGACATCCCCGAATCCTTCGCCACCGCCTCCAAGGCTGCAGGAAACGCACAGGCAGAGCCGCAATGGGCGACGAATCAGCTGCTGTTCCCCGAAAGCGATGAAGTGCAGATGGTTCATCCGGATTCAAGCAACGGTGACCTCTTCGCAGCTTTCGAAGATTTCCCATACATCAAGCCAATCGCGGACCGCTATCCCGAAAACGCCACCAGCGCTCTCGACGTGAGTGGACTGCGCGCGGCGAAAGCCGTGGGAGACGGGGAAGTACCCACCAATACCGGTGAAATTCCCGAAACGACCGCTTCCATCCCTCTTGAGACAATCAAGCAGCAGGCAGAAGCCGTGAAAGAAAAAGAGGCCGAAGAACAGCAGGATGCGCTGAATCAGGAGATGACCTCTTCGATGCAGCCATTGCCGCCGAGCTTCACGCCCAAACCAAGAACCCGCAGACCGGTCTCACAGGAGTATTCCGGCTACGCCGGCGATTCATCAGATGATGACGATTCGGACTCGGCCGACTCAGGCAAGAAGCTCTTCGGAGTCTTGTCAGGTCGTACAGTATCGATTATCGCAGGAATTCTTCTGATTGTCGCCGCTCTGACCTGGGCGGTCAACGGCCTTCTGGATGCCACCATCGGCTCATCGGACGAGGGCAACACCAAAAGCAACTGGCCAGAGATGACCAATGTGCCCTTCCGCAGCACGGACACTGCAAGCACCTCCGATGGAGCGGAAAACACGGAAGCATCGCCTTCGAGTTCAGCAAGCACAACGAGCGAGACGAAGGTCACGCATGACGACAAGGTGGCCAATGCGGCCCCGAGTCCGTCGGCGACGCCGACCCCGGAGAACACCACGGCATTCCCCACGGGAACCCAGACCTTCCTCAGCCAACCCGCCGGACTGGCAGGGCGAGGCTGGTATGTGCACCTGACACAACCTCAGCAGGTCAGCAGACTGGTGATTTCCATTCGCCAATCCGGCGGTCAAGGTCAGATTTTCGTAAACTCCACTGCGGGCGCACCGAATCAGGGTGATCCTGTGGCACAGTTCACCTTCGACCCGAGCGGTACCACAACGGTCACGCTCCCCTCGCCGGTTAGCACGCAGGACCTCGTGGTATGGGTCCCCTTGGATTCCACACCTTCAGGTGGCCTGTACTTCAACTCCGTGAAGGT
- a CDS encoding DUF6049 family protein — MIGEHGSGHHSPENKAVAHKSAQRLFWCIVMLLLSLAIAISPNATRAHAAESATAATADSCNDQDISVCLLSSTSVVTDTSGFDAQISVTNNTTSTLAGGSLTTSTNVLYPFTSRVDMQGWSEGDTHIPTPNTLNTSSVPELAPHASTTVSIHLDAASTELKAMNSWGPKPLLLTYASGKSTPVKVHTFLTRSSDGLSTAQTPALSITTVLPLTASSWTVDNDALVNLVTKSRNAGTRSSASPAVDKSRLSSSANSIITLGKEAKEYQQQQLDMLNNHPELQSVADPDYLSSFPIPPQTTALMQSSNFDITAYSQGDAAAYAKAGITTEQWNAAAGLAALRESTGDEQATGTSVAWQGQGAWTLPALESARDAGYSTVIADSEYEANNSSVAHTGKYVVPTKDGNVTVLTAQRELSRLAQGKSTSTDADGEGTDAGRMARFMAQSALYQMEQPYANRVLMVTFAESGQNLHAADALMSAMEHASWIKLTDLQTLDKADAYQEGSKASASVPTTSGISAHRLSAIEGYLNTLASNHNDIVRFGSAILVQKESSGDESGDTSQSSDTQALARGDASTVIDQSNGTAAAWLEQLKSVQKALALHTFTGNSTQSAFAKASSSLSQQLLDGVSITPSESISVVSETASMPVTISNDHPYPVKVSVSSQTDSTIIATSRLTEATIPANSEVQVTFTIRVATSGNATARIALLDRNGESFGTTQSTRITSSLQLSDKSGLILLAVGVLFGALGLWRQFTRKKDADE, encoded by the coding sequence ATGATTGGCGAGCACGGATCAGGGCATCACTCCCCCGAGAACAAGGCTGTTGCGCACAAATCGGCTCAACGCCTGTTCTGGTGTATCGTCATGCTGTTGCTGTCACTGGCAATCGCAATCTCGCCGAACGCAACCCGTGCGCACGCCGCCGAAAGCGCCACCGCAGCCACTGCGGATTCCTGCAATGACCAGGACATCAGCGTTTGCCTGCTGTCCTCCACCTCGGTGGTGACCGACACTTCAGGCTTCGATGCGCAGATTTCCGTCACCAACAACACCACGAGCACATTGGCAGGCGGCTCTCTGACCACTTCGACCAATGTGCTGTACCCCTTCACCTCCCGAGTCGACATGCAGGGTTGGTCCGAAGGCGACACACACATTCCGACACCCAATACGCTCAATACCAGTTCCGTCCCCGAACTCGCACCCCATGCCTCAACGACGGTGTCGATCCATCTGGATGCGGCCAGCACCGAACTCAAGGCCATGAACAGCTGGGGGCCGAAACCGCTGCTGCTGACCTATGCCAGCGGCAAGAGCACCCCGGTCAAGGTACACACTTTCCTGACCCGGTCATCCGACGGCCTGTCGACGGCGCAGACTCCCGCCTTGTCCATCACCACGGTTCTGCCATTGACCGCCTCATCCTGGACGGTAGACAATGATGCTCTGGTGAACCTGGTCACCAAAAGCAGAAATGCAGGCACTCGCAGTTCAGCCTCTCCGGCAGTGGACAAATCTCGGCTTTCGTCAAGTGCCAACTCGATTATTACCCTGGGCAAGGAAGCCAAGGAATACCAACAGCAACAACTCGACATGCTGAACAATCACCCCGAACTGCAATCCGTCGCCGACCCCGATTACCTCTCGTCCTTCCCCATACCACCGCAGACGACGGCGCTGATGCAGTCCTCGAACTTCGACATCACCGCATATTCGCAAGGCGACGCCGCTGCATATGCCAAGGCCGGCATCACCACGGAGCAGTGGAACGCCGCTGCCGGTCTGGCGGCGCTTCGCGAATCGACGGGTGACGAACAGGCCACAGGCACGTCAGTGGCATGGCAAGGTCAGGGAGCCTGGACCTTGCCCGCACTCGAAAGCGCCAGGGATGCGGGATATTCCACCGTCATCGCCGACAGCGAGTACGAAGCCAACAACTCCTCCGTCGCACATACCGGCAAATACGTGGTCCCCACAAAGGACGGCAACGTAACGGTCCTCACCGCACAGCGCGAACTCAGCCGCCTTGCACAAGGCAAATCCACATCCACCGATGCCGATGGAGAAGGCACCGATGCGGGGCGCATGGCCCGATTCATGGCTCAGAGCGCCCTGTACCAGATGGAGCAGCCCTACGCGAACAGAGTGCTTATGGTGACCTTTGCGGAGTCGGGTCAGAACCTTCATGCCGCTGATGCCCTGATGTCTGCAATGGAGCACGCCTCATGGATCAAGCTCACCGACCTGCAGACCCTCGATAAGGCGGACGCCTATCAGGAGGGTTCGAAAGCGAGCGCATCGGTGCCAACGACTTCGGGAATCTCCGCACACCGGCTCTCCGCAATCGAAGGGTATCTGAACACTCTGGCGAGCAACCATAACGACATCGTCCGTTTCGGGTCGGCCATTCTGGTTCAGAAGGAATCGAGCGGCGATGAGAGCGGCGATACTTCCCAGAGCTCAGACACCCAAGCCCTGGCACGCGGCGATGCATCAACCGTCATCGACCAGTCGAACGGTACCGCGGCCGCCTGGCTCGAACAACTCAAATCGGTGCAGAAGGCTTTGGCCCTGCACACCTTCACCGGAAACAGCACCCAGAGCGCATTTGCCAAGGCATCGTCCTCATTGTCACAGCAGCTGCTAGACGGGGTGAGCATCACACCTTCGGAATCCATTTCGGTGGTGAGCGAAACCGCAAGCATGCCCGTGACAATCAGCAATGACCATCCGTATCCCGTGAAGGTCAGCGTGAGCTCCCAAACCGACTCAACCATCATCGCGACCTCGCGATTGACCGAAGCGACCATTCCCGCGAATTCCGAGGTCCAAGTCACCTTCACCATTCGTGTGGCCACCTCGGGCAATGCTACCGCTCGTATCGCCCTGCTCGACCGCAACGGCGAGAGTTTCGGTACCACCCAATCGACCAGAATCACCAGCAGCCTGCAATTGAGCGACAAGAGCGGGCTGATTCTACTAGCAGTCGGCGTGCTGTTCGGCGCACTGGGACTGTGGCGACAATTCACACGCAAAAAGGATGCAGACGAATGA
- a CDS encoding NUDIX hydrolase, with protein MITPADFARMLAHATAAADNHAYAEGDEGTLRFTTESQGEEFVIPNDDKDSKPTPAMMPTRRVSARPSTFASLDAQELPVVREYSAGGLIFDDAEHVAIIARHSRSGHLEWCLPKGHIEKGETPEQTAVREVHEETGILGEVVDSIATIDYWFTGTTQRVHKLVHHFVLRQIGGSLSVEGDPDHEAEDAIWVDFDDLDSVLSYPNERKIAWLYARKHKKHI; from the coding sequence ATGATTACGCCCGCCGACTTCGCGCGCATGCTTGCCCATGCGACCGCTGCCGCGGACAACCATGCGTATGCCGAAGGCGACGAGGGAACCCTCCGATTCACCACGGAGAGCCAGGGCGAGGAATTCGTCATTCCCAATGACGACAAGGATTCCAAGCCCACTCCCGCCATGATGCCGACGCGTCGCGTCAGTGCGCGGCCGTCCACATTCGCTTCGCTGGACGCGCAGGAACTGCCGGTTGTACGAGAGTATTCCGCCGGCGGCCTTATCTTCGATGACGCTGAGCATGTGGCGATTATCGCGCGGCACTCACGTTCCGGGCATCTGGAATGGTGTCTGCCGAAGGGACATATAGAAAAGGGCGAGACCCCCGAGCAGACCGCAGTCAGAGAGGTCCATGAAGAGACGGGTATCCTCGGGGAGGTGGTCGACTCCATCGCCACAATCGACTACTGGTTCACCGGAACAACCCAACGCGTGCATAAACTGGTTCATCACTTCGTGCTGAGGCAGATCGGAGGATCTCTTAGTGTAGAAGGAGATCCCGATCATGAGGCGGAAGATGCCATATGGGTCGATTTCGATGATTTGGACAGCGTTCTCAGCTATCCTAATGAACGCAAGATAGCTTGGCTCTACGCAAGGAAACACAAGAAGCACATATGA